One Microcebus murinus isolate Inina chromosome 22, M.murinus_Inina_mat1.0, whole genome shotgun sequence DNA segment encodes these proteins:
- the EWSR1 gene encoding RNA-binding protein EWS isoform X11, translating to MASTDYSTYSAYTAQPTQGYAQTTQAYGQQSYGTYGQPTDVSYTQAQTTATYGQTAYATSYGQPPTVEGTSTGYTTPTAPQAYSQPVQGYGTGAYDTTTATVTTTQASYAAQSAYGTQPAYPAYGQQPAATAPTRPQDGNKPAETSQPQSTTGGYNQPSLGYGQSNYSYPQVPGSYPMQPVTAPPSYPPTSYSSTQPTSYDQSSYSQQNTYGQPSSYGQQSSYGQQSSYGQQPPTSYPPQTGSYSQAPSQYSQQSSSYGQQSSFRQDHPSSMGVYGQESGGFSGPGENRSMSGPDNRGRGRGGFDRGGMSRGGRGGGRGGMGSAGERGGFNKPGGPMDEGPDLDLGPPVDPDEDSDNSAIYVQGLNDNVTLDDLADFFKQCGVVKMNKRTGQPMIHIYLDKETGKPKGDATVSYEDPPTAKAAVEWFDGKDFQGSKLKVSLARKKPPMNSMRGGMPPREGRGVPPPLRGGPGGPGGPGGPMGRMGGRGGDRGGFPPRGPRGSRGNPSGGGNVQHRAGDWQCPNPGCGNQNFAWRTECNQCKAPKPEGFLPPPFPPPGGDRGRGGPGGMRGGRGGLMDRGGPGGMFRGGRGGDRGGFRGGRGMDRGGFGGGRRGGPGGPPGPLMEQMGGRRGGRGGPGKMDKGEHRQERRDRPY from the exons ATGGCGTCCACGG ATTACAGTAC CTACAGCGCTTACACCGCCCAGCCCACTCAAGGATATGCACAGACCACCCAg GCATATGGGCAACAAAGCTATGGAACCTATGGACAGCCCACTGATGTCAGCTATACCCAAGCTCAGACCACTGCGACCTATGGGCAGACCGCCTATGCGACTTCTTATGGACAGCCTCCCACTG TAGAAGGGACCAGTACAG GTTATACTACTCCAACTGCCCCCCAGGCGTACAGCCAGCCTGTCCAGGGGTATGGCACTGGTGCTTATGATACCACCACTGCTACAGTCACCACCACCCAGGCCTCCTATGCAGCTCAGTCTGCATATGGCACTCAGCCTGCTTACCCAGCCTATGGGCAGCAGCCGGCAGCTACCGCACCTACAAG acCTCAAGACGGTAACAAGCCTGCTGAGACTAGTCAGCCTCAGTCTACCACAGGGGGATACAACCAACCCAGCCTAGGATACGGCCAGAGTAACTACAGTTATCCCCAGGTACCTGGGAGCTACCCCATGCAGCCAGTCACCGCACCTCCATCCTACCCTCCTACCAG ctaTTCCTCTACACAGCCGACTAGTTATGATCAGAGCAGTTACTCTCAGCAGAACACCTATGGGCAACCGAGCAGCTATGGACAGCAGAGTAGCTATGGTCAACAAAGCAGCTATGGGCAGCAGCCTCCCACTAGTTACCCCCCCCAGACTGGATCCTACAGCCAGGCTCCAAGTCAATATAGCCAACAGAGCAGCAGCTACGGGCAGCAGA GTTCATTCCGACAGGACCACCCCAGTAGCATGGGTGTTTATGGGCAGGAGTCTGGAGGATTTTCCGGACCAGGAGAGAACCGGAGCATGAGTGGCCCTGATAACcggggcaggggaagagggggATTTGATCGTGGAGGCATGAGCAGAGGTGGGCGGGGAGGAGGACGCGGTGGAATGGG CAGCGCTGGAGAGCGAGGTGGCTTCAATAAGCCTGGTG GACCCATGGACGAAGGACCAGATCTTGATCTAG GCCCACCTGTAGATCCGGATGAAGACTCTGACAACAGTGCAATTTATGtgcaaggattaaatgacaaTGTGACTCTAGATGATCTGGCAGACTTCTTTAAGCAATGTGGGGTTGTTAAG ATGAACAAGAGAACTGGGCAACCCATGATCCACATCTACCTGGACAAGGAAACAGGAAAGCCCAAAGGTGACGCCACAGTGTCCTATGAAGACCCACCAACTGCCAAGGCTGCCGTGGAGTGGTTTGATG GGAAAGACTTTCAAGGGAGCAAACTTAAAGTCTCTCTTGCTCGGAAGAAGCCTCCAATGAACAGCATGCGGGGTGGTATGCCACCCCGTGAGGGCAGAGGGGTGCCACCGCCACTCCGTGGAG GTCCAGGAGGCCCGGGAGGTCCTGGGGGCCCCATGGGTCGCATGGGAGGCCGTGGAGGAGATAGAGGAGGTTTCCCTCCAAGGGGGCCCCGAGGTTCTCGAGGGAACCCCTCTGGAGGAGGCAATGTCCAACACCGAGCAGGAGACTGGCAATGTCCCAATCC GGGTTGTGGAAACCAGAACTTCGCCTGGAGGACAGAATGCAACCAGTGTAAGGCCCCGAAGCCTGAAGGCTTCCTCCCGCCACCCTTCCCGCCCCCGG GTGGTGATCGTGGCAGAGGTGGCCCTGGCGGCATGCGGGGTGGAAGAGGTGGCCTCATGGATCGTGGTGGCCCTGGTGGAATGTTCAGAGGTGGCCGTGGTGGAGACAGAGGTGGCTTCCGTGGTGGCCGGGGCATGGACCGAGGTGGCTTTGGCGGAGGAAGACGAGGTGGCCCTGGGGGGCCCCCTGGACCTTTGATGGAACagatgggaggaagaagaggcgGACGTGGAGGACCTGGAAAAATGGATAA AGGCGAGCACCGTCAGGAGCGCAGAGACCGGCCCTACTAG
- the EWSR1 gene encoding RNA-binding protein EWS isoform X2 — protein MASTDYSTYSQAAAQQGYSAYTAQPTQGYAQTTQQAYGQQSYGTYGQPTDVSYTQAQTTATYGQTAYATSYGQPPTALLYVVGYTTPTAPQAYSQPVQGYGTGAYDTTTATVTTTQASYAAQSAYGTQPAYPAYGQQPAATAPTRPQDGNKPAETSQPQSTTGGYNQPSLGYGQSNYSYPQVPGSYPMQPVTAPPSYPPTSYSSTQPTSYDQSSYSQQNTYGQPSSYGQQSSYGQQSSYGQQPPTSYPPQTGSYSQAPSQYSQQSSSYGQQSSFRQDHPSSMGVYGQESGGFSGPGENRSMSGPDNRGRGRGGFDRGGMSRGGRGGGRGGMGSAGERGGFNKPGGPMDEGPDLDLGPPVDPDEDSDNSAIYVQGLNDNVTLDDLADFFKQCGVVKMNKRTGQPMIHIYLDKETGKPKGDATVSYEDPPTAKAAVEWFDGKDFQGSKLKVSLARKKPPMNSMRGGMPPREGRGVPPPLRGGPGGPGGPGGPMGRMGGRGGDRGGFPPRGPRGSRGNPSGGGNVQHRAGDWQCPNPGCGNQNFAWRTECNQCKAPKPEGFLPPPFPPPGGDRGRGGPGGMRGGRGGLMDRGGPGGMFRGGRGGDRGGFRGGRGMDRGGFGGGRRGGPGGPPGPLMEQMGGRRGGRGGPGKMDKGEHRQERRDRPY, from the exons ATGGCGTCCACGG ATTACAGTACCTACAGCCAAGCTGCAGCCCAGCAGGG CTACAGCGCTTACACCGCCCAGCCCACTCAAGGATATGCACAGACCACCCAg CAGGCATATGGGCAACAAAGCTATGGAACCTATGGACAGCCCACTGATGTCAGCTATACCCAAGCTCAGACCACTGCGACCTATGGGCAGACCGCCTATGCGACTTCTTATGGACAGCCTCCCACTG CTCTTCTTTATGTTGTAGGTTATACTACTCCAACTGCCCCCCAGGCGTACAGCCAGCCTGTCCAGGGGTATGGCACTGGTGCTTATGATACCACCACTGCTACAGTCACCACCACCCAGGCCTCCTATGCAGCTCAGTCTGCATATGGCACTCAGCCTGCTTACCCAGCCTATGGGCAGCAGCCGGCAGCTACCGCACCTACAAG acCTCAAGACGGTAACAAGCCTGCTGAGACTAGTCAGCCTCAGTCTACCACAGGGGGATACAACCAACCCAGCCTAGGATACGGCCAGAGTAACTACAGTTATCCCCAGGTACCTGGGAGCTACCCCATGCAGCCAGTCACCGCACCTCCATCCTACCCTCCTACCAG ctaTTCCTCTACACAGCCGACTAGTTATGATCAGAGCAGTTACTCTCAGCAGAACACCTATGGGCAACCGAGCAGCTATGGACAGCAGAGTAGCTATGGTCAACAAAGCAGCTATGGGCAGCAGCCTCCCACTAGTTACCCCCCCCAGACTGGATCCTACAGCCAGGCTCCAAGTCAATATAGCCAACAGAGCAGCAGCTACGGGCAGCAGA GTTCATTCCGACAGGACCACCCCAGTAGCATGGGTGTTTATGGGCAGGAGTCTGGAGGATTTTCCGGACCAGGAGAGAACCGGAGCATGAGTGGCCCTGATAACcggggcaggggaagagggggATTTGATCGTGGAGGCATGAGCAGAGGTGGGCGGGGAGGAGGACGCGGTGGAATGGG CAGCGCTGGAGAGCGAGGTGGCTTCAATAAGCCTGGTG GACCCATGGACGAAGGACCAGATCTTGATCTAG GCCCACCTGTAGATCCGGATGAAGACTCTGACAACAGTGCAATTTATGtgcaaggattaaatgacaaTGTGACTCTAGATGATCTGGCAGACTTCTTTAAGCAATGTGGGGTTGTTAAG ATGAACAAGAGAACTGGGCAACCCATGATCCACATCTACCTGGACAAGGAAACAGGAAAGCCCAAAGGTGACGCCACAGTGTCCTATGAAGACCCACCAACTGCCAAGGCTGCCGTGGAGTGGTTTGATG GGAAAGACTTTCAAGGGAGCAAACTTAAAGTCTCTCTTGCTCGGAAGAAGCCTCCAATGAACAGCATGCGGGGTGGTATGCCACCCCGTGAGGGCAGAGGGGTGCCACCGCCACTCCGTGGAG GTCCAGGAGGCCCGGGAGGTCCTGGGGGCCCCATGGGTCGCATGGGAGGCCGTGGAGGAGATAGAGGAGGTTTCCCTCCAAGGGGGCCCCGAGGTTCTCGAGGGAACCCCTCTGGAGGAGGCAATGTCCAACACCGAGCAGGAGACTGGCAATGTCCCAATCC GGGTTGTGGAAACCAGAACTTCGCCTGGAGGACAGAATGCAACCAGTGTAAGGCCCCGAAGCCTGAAGGCTTCCTCCCGCCACCCTTCCCGCCCCCGG GTGGTGATCGTGGCAGAGGTGGCCCTGGCGGCATGCGGGGTGGAAGAGGTGGCCTCATGGATCGTGGTGGCCCTGGTGGAATGTTCAGAGGTGGCCGTGGTGGAGACAGAGGTGGCTTCCGTGGTGGCCGGGGCATGGACCGAGGTGGCTTTGGCGGAGGAAGACGAGGTGGCCCTGGGGGGCCCCCTGGACCTTTGATGGAACagatgggaggaagaagaggcgGACGTGGAGGACCTGGAAAAATGGATAA AGGCGAGCACCGTCAGGAGCGCAGAGACCGGCCCTACTAG
- the EWSR1 gene encoding RNA-binding protein EWS isoform X5 — protein MASTDYSTYSQAAAQQGYSAYTAQPTQGYAQTTQAYGQQSYGTYGQPTDVSYTQAQTTATYGQTAYATSYGQPPTVEGTSTGYTTPTAPQAYSQPVQGYGTGAYDTTTATVTTTQASYAAQSAYGTQPAYPAYGQQPAATAPTRPQDGNKPAETSQPQSTTGGYNQPSLGYGQSNYSYPQVPGSYPMQPVTAPPSYPPTSYSSTQPTSYDQSSYSQQNTYGQPSSYGQQSSYGQQSSYGQQPPTSYPPQTGSYSQAPSQYSQQSSSYGQQSSFRQDHPSSMGVYGQESGGFSGPGENRSMSGPDNRGRGRGGFDRGGMSRGGRGGGRGGMGAGERGGFNKPGGPMDEGPDLDLGPPVDPDEDSDNSAIYVQGLNDNVTLDDLADFFKQCGVVKMNKRTGQPMIHIYLDKETGKPKGDATVSYEDPPTAKAAVEWFDGKDFQGSKLKVSLARKKPPMNSMRGGMPPREGRGVPPPLRGGPGGPGGPGGPMGRMGGRGGDRGGFPPRGPRGSRGNPSGGGNVQHRAGDWQCPNPGCGNQNFAWRTECNQCKAPKPEGFLPPPFPPPGGDRGRGGPGGMRGGRGGLMDRGGPGGMFRGGRGGDRGGFRGGRGMDRGGFGGGRRGGPGGPPGPLMEQMGGRRGGRGGPGKMDKGEHRQERRDRPY, from the exons ATGGCGTCCACGG ATTACAGTACCTACAGCCAAGCTGCAGCCCAGCAGGG CTACAGCGCTTACACCGCCCAGCCCACTCAAGGATATGCACAGACCACCCAg GCATATGGGCAACAAAGCTATGGAACCTATGGACAGCCCACTGATGTCAGCTATACCCAAGCTCAGACCACTGCGACCTATGGGCAGACCGCCTATGCGACTTCTTATGGACAGCCTCCCACTG TAGAAGGGACCAGTACAG GTTATACTACTCCAACTGCCCCCCAGGCGTACAGCCAGCCTGTCCAGGGGTATGGCACTGGTGCTTATGATACCACCACTGCTACAGTCACCACCACCCAGGCCTCCTATGCAGCTCAGTCTGCATATGGCACTCAGCCTGCTTACCCAGCCTATGGGCAGCAGCCGGCAGCTACCGCACCTACAAG acCTCAAGACGGTAACAAGCCTGCTGAGACTAGTCAGCCTCAGTCTACCACAGGGGGATACAACCAACCCAGCCTAGGATACGGCCAGAGTAACTACAGTTATCCCCAGGTACCTGGGAGCTACCCCATGCAGCCAGTCACCGCACCTCCATCCTACCCTCCTACCAG ctaTTCCTCTACACAGCCGACTAGTTATGATCAGAGCAGTTACTCTCAGCAGAACACCTATGGGCAACCGAGCAGCTATGGACAGCAGAGTAGCTATGGTCAACAAAGCAGCTATGGGCAGCAGCCTCCCACTAGTTACCCCCCCCAGACTGGATCCTACAGCCAGGCTCCAAGTCAATATAGCCAACAGAGCAGCAGCTACGGGCAGCAGA GTTCATTCCGACAGGACCACCCCAGTAGCATGGGTGTTTATGGGCAGGAGTCTGGAGGATTTTCCGGACCAGGAGAGAACCGGAGCATGAGTGGCCCTGATAACcggggcaggggaagagggggATTTGATCGTGGAGGCATGAGCAGAGGTGGGCGGGGAGGAGGACGCGGTGGAATGGG CGCTGGAGAGCGAGGTGGCTTCAATAAGCCTGGTG GACCCATGGACGAAGGACCAGATCTTGATCTAG GCCCACCTGTAGATCCGGATGAAGACTCTGACAACAGTGCAATTTATGtgcaaggattaaatgacaaTGTGACTCTAGATGATCTGGCAGACTTCTTTAAGCAATGTGGGGTTGTTAAG ATGAACAAGAGAACTGGGCAACCCATGATCCACATCTACCTGGACAAGGAAACAGGAAAGCCCAAAGGTGACGCCACAGTGTCCTATGAAGACCCACCAACTGCCAAGGCTGCCGTGGAGTGGTTTGATG GGAAAGACTTTCAAGGGAGCAAACTTAAAGTCTCTCTTGCTCGGAAGAAGCCTCCAATGAACAGCATGCGGGGTGGTATGCCACCCCGTGAGGGCAGAGGGGTGCCACCGCCACTCCGTGGAG GTCCAGGAGGCCCGGGAGGTCCTGGGGGCCCCATGGGTCGCATGGGAGGCCGTGGAGGAGATAGAGGAGGTTTCCCTCCAAGGGGGCCCCGAGGTTCTCGAGGGAACCCCTCTGGAGGAGGCAATGTCCAACACCGAGCAGGAGACTGGCAATGTCCCAATCC GGGTTGTGGAAACCAGAACTTCGCCTGGAGGACAGAATGCAACCAGTGTAAGGCCCCGAAGCCTGAAGGCTTCCTCCCGCCACCCTTCCCGCCCCCGG GTGGTGATCGTGGCAGAGGTGGCCCTGGCGGCATGCGGGGTGGAAGAGGTGGCCTCATGGATCGTGGTGGCCCTGGTGGAATGTTCAGAGGTGGCCGTGGTGGAGACAGAGGTGGCTTCCGTGGTGGCCGGGGCATGGACCGAGGTGGCTTTGGCGGAGGAAGACGAGGTGGCCCTGGGGGGCCCCCTGGACCTTTGATGGAACagatgggaggaagaagaggcgGACGTGGAGGACCTGGAAAAATGGATAA AGGCGAGCACCGTCAGGAGCGCAGAGACCGGCCCTACTAG
- the EWSR1 gene encoding RNA-binding protein EWS isoform X12: MASTDYSTYSQAAAQQGYSAYTAQPTQGYAQTTQQAYGQQSYGTYGQPTDVSYTQAQTTATYGQTAYATSYGQPPTVEGTSTGYTTPTAPQAYSQPVQGYGTGAYDTTTATVTTTQASYAAQSAYGTQPAYPAYGQQPAATAPTRPQDGNKPAETSQPQSTTGGYNQPSLGYGQSNYSYPQVPGSYPMQPVTAPPSYPPTSYSSTQPTSYDQSSYSQQNTYGQPSSYGQQSSYGQQSSYGQQPPTSYPPQTGSYSQAPSQYSQQSSSYGQQRPMDEGPDLDLGPPVDPDEDSDNSAIYVQGLNDNVTLDDLADFFKQCGVVKMNKRTGQPMIHIYLDKETGKPKGDATVSYEDPPTAKAAVEWFDGKDFQGSKLKVSLARKKPPMNSMRGGMPPREGRGVPPPLRGGPGGPGGPGGPMGRMGGRGGDRGGFPPRGPRGSRGNPSGGGNVQHRAGDWQCPNPGCGNQNFAWRTECNQCKAPKPEGFLPPPFPPPGGDRGRGGPGGMRGGRGGLMDRGGPGGMFRGGRGGDRGGFRGGRGMDRGGFGGGRRGGPGGPPGPLMEQMGGRRGGRGGPGKMDKGEHRQERRDRPY; encoded by the exons ATGGCGTCCACGG ATTACAGTACCTACAGCCAAGCTGCAGCCCAGCAGGG CTACAGCGCTTACACCGCCCAGCCCACTCAAGGATATGCACAGACCACCCAg CAGGCATATGGGCAACAAAGCTATGGAACCTATGGACAGCCCACTGATGTCAGCTATACCCAAGCTCAGACCACTGCGACCTATGGGCAGACCGCCTATGCGACTTCTTATGGACAGCCTCCCACTG TAGAAGGGACCAGTACAG GTTATACTACTCCAACTGCCCCCCAGGCGTACAGCCAGCCTGTCCAGGGGTATGGCACTGGTGCTTATGATACCACCACTGCTACAGTCACCACCACCCAGGCCTCCTATGCAGCTCAGTCTGCATATGGCACTCAGCCTGCTTACCCAGCCTATGGGCAGCAGCCGGCAGCTACCGCACCTACAAG acCTCAAGACGGTAACAAGCCTGCTGAGACTAGTCAGCCTCAGTCTACCACAGGGGGATACAACCAACCCAGCCTAGGATACGGCCAGAGTAACTACAGTTATCCCCAGGTACCTGGGAGCTACCCCATGCAGCCAGTCACCGCACCTCCATCCTACCCTCCTACCAG ctaTTCCTCTACACAGCCGACTAGTTATGATCAGAGCAGTTACTCTCAGCAGAACACCTATGGGCAACCGAGCAGCTATGGACAGCAGAGTAGCTATGGTCAACAAAGCAGCTATGGGCAGCAGCCTCCCACTAGTTACCCCCCCCAGACTGGATCCTACAGCCAGGCTCCAAGTCAATATAGCCAACAGAGCAGCAGCTACGGGCAGCAGA GACCCATGGACGAAGGACCAGATCTTGATCTAG GCCCACCTGTAGATCCGGATGAAGACTCTGACAACAGTGCAATTTATGtgcaaggattaaatgacaaTGTGACTCTAGATGATCTGGCAGACTTCTTTAAGCAATGTGGGGTTGTTAAG ATGAACAAGAGAACTGGGCAACCCATGATCCACATCTACCTGGACAAGGAAACAGGAAAGCCCAAAGGTGACGCCACAGTGTCCTATGAAGACCCACCAACTGCCAAGGCTGCCGTGGAGTGGTTTGATG GGAAAGACTTTCAAGGGAGCAAACTTAAAGTCTCTCTTGCTCGGAAGAAGCCTCCAATGAACAGCATGCGGGGTGGTATGCCACCCCGTGAGGGCAGAGGGGTGCCACCGCCACTCCGTGGAG GTCCAGGAGGCCCGGGAGGTCCTGGGGGCCCCATGGGTCGCATGGGAGGCCGTGGAGGAGATAGAGGAGGTTTCCCTCCAAGGGGGCCCCGAGGTTCTCGAGGGAACCCCTCTGGAGGAGGCAATGTCCAACACCGAGCAGGAGACTGGCAATGTCCCAATCC GGGTTGTGGAAACCAGAACTTCGCCTGGAGGACAGAATGCAACCAGTGTAAGGCCCCGAAGCCTGAAGGCTTCCTCCCGCCACCCTTCCCGCCCCCGG GTGGTGATCGTGGCAGAGGTGGCCCTGGCGGCATGCGGGGTGGAAGAGGTGGCCTCATGGATCGTGGTGGCCCTGGTGGAATGTTCAGAGGTGGCCGTGGTGGAGACAGAGGTGGCTTCCGTGGTGGCCGGGGCATGGACCGAGGTGGCTTTGGCGGAGGAAGACGAGGTGGCCCTGGGGGGCCCCCTGGACCTTTGATGGAACagatgggaggaagaagaggcgGACGTGGAGGACCTGGAAAAATGGATAA AGGCGAGCACCGTCAGGAGCGCAGAGACCGGCCCTACTAG
- the EWSR1 gene encoding RNA-binding protein EWS isoform X8: MASTDYSTYSQAAAQQGYSAYTAQPTQGYAQTTQQAYGQQSYGTYGQPTDVSYTQAQTTATYGQTAYATSYGQPPTGYTTPTAPQAYSQPVQGYGTGAYDTTTATVTTTQASYAAQSAYGTQPAYPAYGQQPAATAPTRPQDGNKPAETSQPQSTTGGYNQPSLGYGQSNYSYPQVPGSYPMQPVTAPPSYPPTSYSSTQPTSYDQSSYSQQNTYGQPSSYGQQSSYGQQSSYGQQPPTSYPPQTGSYSQAPSQYSQQSSSYGQQSSFRQDHPSSMGVYGQESGGFSGPGENRSMSGPDNRGRGRGGFDRGGMSRGGRGGGRGGMGAGERGGFNKPGGPMDEGPDLDLGPPVDPDEDSDNSAIYVQGLNDNVTLDDLADFFKQCGVVKMNKRTGQPMIHIYLDKETGKPKGDATVSYEDPPTAKAAVEWFDGKDFQGSKLKVSLARKKPPMNSMRGGMPPREGRGVPPPLRGGPGGPGGPGGPMGRMGGRGGDRGGFPPRGPRGSRGNPSGGGNVQHRAGDWQCPNPGCGNQNFAWRTECNQCKAPKPEGFLPPPFPPPGGDRGRGGPGGMRGGRGGLMDRGGPGGMFRGGRGGDRGGFRGGRGMDRGGFGGGRRGGPGGPPGPLMEQMGGRRGGRGGPGKMDKGEHRQERRDRPY, from the exons ATGGCGTCCACGG ATTACAGTACCTACAGCCAAGCTGCAGCCCAGCAGGG CTACAGCGCTTACACCGCCCAGCCCACTCAAGGATATGCACAGACCACCCAg CAGGCATATGGGCAACAAAGCTATGGAACCTATGGACAGCCCACTGATGTCAGCTATACCCAAGCTCAGACCACTGCGACCTATGGGCAGACCGCCTATGCGACTTCTTATGGACAGCCTCCCACTG GTTATACTACTCCAACTGCCCCCCAGGCGTACAGCCAGCCTGTCCAGGGGTATGGCACTGGTGCTTATGATACCACCACTGCTACAGTCACCACCACCCAGGCCTCCTATGCAGCTCAGTCTGCATATGGCACTCAGCCTGCTTACCCAGCCTATGGGCAGCAGCCGGCAGCTACCGCACCTACAAG acCTCAAGACGGTAACAAGCCTGCTGAGACTAGTCAGCCTCAGTCTACCACAGGGGGATACAACCAACCCAGCCTAGGATACGGCCAGAGTAACTACAGTTATCCCCAGGTACCTGGGAGCTACCCCATGCAGCCAGTCACCGCACCTCCATCCTACCCTCCTACCAG ctaTTCCTCTACACAGCCGACTAGTTATGATCAGAGCAGTTACTCTCAGCAGAACACCTATGGGCAACCGAGCAGCTATGGACAGCAGAGTAGCTATGGTCAACAAAGCAGCTATGGGCAGCAGCCTCCCACTAGTTACCCCCCCCAGACTGGATCCTACAGCCAGGCTCCAAGTCAATATAGCCAACAGAGCAGCAGCTACGGGCAGCAGA GTTCATTCCGACAGGACCACCCCAGTAGCATGGGTGTTTATGGGCAGGAGTCTGGAGGATTTTCCGGACCAGGAGAGAACCGGAGCATGAGTGGCCCTGATAACcggggcaggggaagagggggATTTGATCGTGGAGGCATGAGCAGAGGTGGGCGGGGAGGAGGACGCGGTGGAATGGG CGCTGGAGAGCGAGGTGGCTTCAATAAGCCTGGTG GACCCATGGACGAAGGACCAGATCTTGATCTAG GCCCACCTGTAGATCCGGATGAAGACTCTGACAACAGTGCAATTTATGtgcaaggattaaatgacaaTGTGACTCTAGATGATCTGGCAGACTTCTTTAAGCAATGTGGGGTTGTTAAG ATGAACAAGAGAACTGGGCAACCCATGATCCACATCTACCTGGACAAGGAAACAGGAAAGCCCAAAGGTGACGCCACAGTGTCCTATGAAGACCCACCAACTGCCAAGGCTGCCGTGGAGTGGTTTGATG GGAAAGACTTTCAAGGGAGCAAACTTAAAGTCTCTCTTGCTCGGAAGAAGCCTCCAATGAACAGCATGCGGGGTGGTATGCCACCCCGTGAGGGCAGAGGGGTGCCACCGCCACTCCGTGGAG GTCCAGGAGGCCCGGGAGGTCCTGGGGGCCCCATGGGTCGCATGGGAGGCCGTGGAGGAGATAGAGGAGGTTTCCCTCCAAGGGGGCCCCGAGGTTCTCGAGGGAACCCCTCTGGAGGAGGCAATGTCCAACACCGAGCAGGAGACTGGCAATGTCCCAATCC GGGTTGTGGAAACCAGAACTTCGCCTGGAGGACAGAATGCAACCAGTGTAAGGCCCCGAAGCCTGAAGGCTTCCTCCCGCCACCCTTCCCGCCCCCGG GTGGTGATCGTGGCAGAGGTGGCCCTGGCGGCATGCGGGGTGGAAGAGGTGGCCTCATGGATCGTGGTGGCCCTGGTGGAATGTTCAGAGGTGGCCGTGGTGGAGACAGAGGTGGCTTCCGTGGTGGCCGGGGCATGGACCGAGGTGGCTTTGGCGGAGGAAGACGAGGTGGCCCTGGGGGGCCCCCTGGACCTTTGATGGAACagatgggaggaagaagaggcgGACGTGGAGGACCTGGAAAAATGGATAA AGGCGAGCACCGTCAGGAGCGCAGAGACCGGCCCTACTAG